A single Candidatus Pacearchaeota archaeon DNA region contains:
- a CDS encoding MliC family protein — MPTKKNTKLNMKIEWKKVTWYSITFAVVLYISIFYLGFCFGEKMTTLKMTIEQIPTNTFIKKSANNTNTITAATFNCKNDKIINAIFFDDKVELNLSDGDSLLLLQTISASGARYTNTGESFVFWNKGDAAFLQQGNNTIYEDCVLATTK; from the coding sequence ATGCCAACAAAAAAGAATACGAAATTAAATATGAAAATAGAATGGAAAAAAGTTACTTGGTATTCAATAACTTTTGCCGTAGTTTTATATATTAGTATTTTTTATCTTGGTTTTTGTTTTGGTGAAAAAATGACTACGCTAAAAATGACGATTGAACAAATACCTACTAATACATTTATTAAAAAATCTGCAAATAATACAAATACTATTACTGCAGCAACTTTTAATTGTAAGAATGATAAAATTATTAATGCTATCTTTTTTGACGACAAAGTAGAATTAAATTTAAGCGATGGTGATAGTTTGTTACTTTTACAAACCATATCTGCTTCTGGAGCACGCTACACAAATACTGGAGAATCTTTTGTGTTCTGGAATAAAGGCGATGCAGCATTCCTACAACAGGGCAACAATACCATCTATGAAGACTGCGTACTTGCTACAACAAAATAA
- a CDS encoding glycosyltransferase family 4 protein translates to MKIGFISFHSFSNPGGVKNHILGLSKEFEKRGIETKIIVPRRKLKENYGKNVILLGTSIPLNIAGTQGDLVCNFNPLSIKRMLNKEKFDILHFHNFIIPSASQILERSDATNIITFHANTEAAPIVDAMINNLSGLINHKVKGVIGVASFNLEPFKKFNGLKKVIPNGIDLNEFNPEIKKLNKFDNSKINILFLGRIEERKGLIYLLKAYKILQEKNNNLRLIIVGDGPLKEECEIYAKENNLKEIYWEGAQSGGIVPQYFSTCDIYCSPAIFGESFGIVLLEAMALGKPVCGFSNMGYKELLQDTKGEEFLAEPKNEIELAKKLEKLIDNENLRKEMGEWGLKEVQKYSWEKVADKVLEFYKECEEKN, encoded by the coding sequence ATGAAAATAGGCTTTATTTCTTTCCATTCCTTCAGTAATCCAGGAGGGGTAAAAAACCACATTTTAGGACTATCTAAAGAATTTGAGAAAAGAGGCATAGAAACTAAGATAATTGTGCCCAGAAGAAAGCTCAAAGAAAACTATGGTAAAAATGTTATTCTCTTGGGAACGTCAATTCCCTTAAACATTGCAGGAACGCAAGGGGATTTAGTTTGCAATTTTAATCCTTTATCTATCAAAAGAATGCTTAATAAAGAAAAGTTTGATATTTTGCATTTCCATAATTTTATTATTCCTTCAGCTTCACAAATATTAGAAAGATCTGACGCAACTAATATTATTACTTTTCACGCCAATACTGAAGCAGCGCCAATTGTAGATGCAATGATAAATAATTTAAGTGGATTGATTAATCATAAGGTTAAGGGAGTTATCGGAGTAGCTTCTTTCAATCTTGAACCCTTCAAAAAATTCAATGGATTAAAAAAAGTAATTCCCAATGGTATTGATTTAAATGAATTTAATCCAGAAATTAAAAAATTGAATAAATTTGATAACAGTAAAATTAATATTTTATTCTTAGGAAGAATTGAAGAAAGAAAGGGACTAATATATTTGCTCAAGGCCTATAAAATTTTACAAGAAAAAAATAATAATTTAAGACTAATAATCGTTGGAGATGGTCCTCTCAAGGAAGAATGCGAAATATATGCTAAAGAAAACAATCTTAAAGAGATTTATTGGGAAGGAGCCCAGAGCGGAGGCATTGTTCCTCAATATTTTTCAACCTGTGATATCTACTGCAGCCCAGCGATATTCGGAGAAAGCTTCGGTATTGTTTTATTAGAAGCAATGGCCCTCGGAAAACCAGTTTGTGGTTTTAGTAATATGGGATACAAAGAGCTTCTTCAGGATACAAAAGGAGAAGAATTCTTAGCTGAGCCAAAAAATGAAATCGAATTGGCAAAAAAATTAGAAAAATTAATTGATAATGAAAATTTAAGAAAAGAAATGGGGGAGTGGGGATTAAAAGAAGTTCAAAAATATTCTTGGGAGAAAGTGGCTGATAAAGTTTTAGAATTTTATAAAGAATGTGAAGAGAAAAATTAA
- the dnaB gene encoding replicative DNA helicase, with the protein MSSENTNIKLPPQDIEAEKSLLGSLMLDKEAITKVADILHSEDFYKRNNQYIYQVIEDLFTRGEPIDLISVSSRLKEKNQLENIGGTAYLTELINTVPTASHVMTYAKIVQKKRILRDLITAGTEISLMGYEEENESDDLLDSAERRIFSITQKNLTQSFLPIKPFLEEAFERIERISKQKGALRGISTGFNGLDSILSGLQNSDLIILAARPSMGKSSLALDIAKNVALREKKPVGLFSLEMSKDQLIDRLISSESNIDSWKLRQGMLSTDGDQNDFVCIQHALGTLSEAPIFIDDASSCSVLQMRAMARRLQASHGLGLIVVDYLQLIEPNNKIMNSVQQITEISRQLKGLARELNVPVLALSQLSRAVEQRTPKIPRLSDLRDSGSIEQDADVVLFIYREDVYQEESPRKGIADIIIAKHRNGPIGRVELFFDKQRACFRNIETGRDAFEGDIGY; encoded by the coding sequence ATGAGTAGTGAAAATACAAATATTAAATTACCTCCCCAAGACATTGAGGCCGAAAAAAGTCTTTTAGGCTCTTTAATGCTTGACAAGGAAGCAATTACTAAAGTTGCCGATATTTTGCATTCAGAAGACTTCTACAAAAGAAACAATCAGTACATCTATCAGGTAATTGAGGATTTGTTTACTCGTGGCGAACCAATTGATTTGATTTCTGTTTCTTCAAGACTTAAAGAAAAAAATCAATTAGAAAATATAGGAGGAACAGCCTATTTAACCGAACTGATTAATACTGTTCCCACTGCCAGCCATGTCATGACTTATGCCAAGATTGTCCAGAAGAAAAGAATTTTAAGAGATTTAATTACCGCTGGAACAGAAATTTCTTTAATGGGCTATGAAGAAGAGAACGAATCAGATGATTTATTAGACTCAGCTGAAAGAAGAATCTTTAGTATTACTCAAAAGAATTTAACTCAATCATTCTTACCTATTAAACCTTTCTTAGAGGAAGCTTTTGAAAGAATAGAAAGAATATCAAAACAAAAAGGAGCTTTAAGAGGAATATCAACTGGATTTAATGGTTTAGATTCTATTCTTTCTGGTTTACAAAATTCGGATTTAATTATTCTAGCAGCGAGACCATCAATGGGAAAATCAAGTTTAGCGTTAGATATTGCTAAGAATGTTGCTTTAAGAGAAAAGAAGCCAGTTGGTTTGTTTTCTCTAGAGATGAGTAAGGATCAATTAATTGATAGGCTTATTAGTTCAGAATCAAACATTGATTCATGGAAACTTAGGCAAGGAATGCTTTCAACTGATGGAGACCAAAATGATTTTGTTTGTATTCAACATGCCTTAGGTACTCTTTCTGAGGCTCCGATATTCATCGATGATGCTTCTAGCTGTAGCGTGTTACAAATGAGAGCGATGGCTAGAAGATTACAGGCCAGTCATGGATTAGGATTAATTGTTGTTGACTATTTACAATTAATCGAACCAAATAACAAGATAATGAATAGTGTCCAGCAAATTACAGAAATTTCAAGACAGCTAAAGGGATTAGCTAGAGAATTAAATGTTCCTGTTTTAGCTTTATCTCAATTATCAAGAGCAGTTGAACAAAGAACACCTAAAATTCCTAGACTTTCAGATTTAAGAGATTCAGGTTCAATTGAGCAAGATGCTGACGTTGTTTTATTTATTTATCGTGAAGATGTTTATCAAGAAGAAAGTCCTAGAAAAGGAATTGCTGATATTATTATTGCTAAGCACAGAAATGGTCCAATTGGAAGAGTGGAGTTATTCTTTGATAAACAAAGAGCTTGTTTTAGAAATATTGAAACAGGCCGAGATGCTTTTGAGGGAGACATTGGATATTAG
- the rplU gene encoding 50S ribosomal protein L21, which yields MLAVIKTGGKQYRVSPKDKLKIEKLVAEEGTEVVFDNVLLVENGKDLTIGEPLIKGATVTAKVLKQAKADKVMTFKYKSKKRYKVKKGHRQLYTEVEITDIKN from the coding sequence ATGTTAGCAGTAATAAAAACAGGAGGAAAACAATACAGAGTTTCCCCAAAAGACAAATTAAAGATTGAAAAGCTTGTAGCCGAAGAGGGCACTGAAGTTGTATTTGACAACGTTCTTTTGGTTGAAAATGGAAAAGATTTAACTATTGGAGAACCATTGATTAAAGGAGCTACTGTAACGGCTAAAGTTTTAAAACAAGCTAAAGCTGATAAAGTAATGACCTTTAAATACAAATCAAAGAAAAGATATAAGGTTAAAAAAGGGCATAGACAGCTCTATACCGAAGTTGAAATTACAGATATTAAGAATTAA
- a CDS encoding EamA family transporter, producing the protein MQAWLIYSILSALMASLVAIFGKLGLKNIDSTLATTIRSIVMALFLIITSFTLKKFNGFSFHSIILKDWILIILAGIAGAISWLFYFLALKSGDATKIVAIDRLSLVFVAILAFIFLGETLNWQEMLGVTMMVGGAIIVSVF; encoded by the coding sequence ATGCAAGCATGGTTAATCTATTCAATCCTTTCTGCTTTAATGGCATCCCTTGTTGCTATTTTTGGTAAACTTGGATTAAAAAATATAGACTCAACGCTAGCAACAACAATTCGTTCAATTGTAATGGCTTTGTTTTTGATTATTACTAGTTTTACTTTAAAAAAGTTTAATGGATTTTCATTTCACTCAATCATTTTAAAGGACTGGATTTTAATCATTCTCGCGGGAATAGCGGGAGCAATATCTTGGCTTTTTTATTTCTTAGCTTTGAAATCGGGAGATGCGACGAAAATTGTAGCAATTGATAGATTAAGCCTAGTCTTTGTAGCAATTCTTGCCTTTATCTTCCTTGGTGAAACATTAAACTGGCAAGAAATGTTAGGTGTTACTATGATGGTTGGTGGAGCAATAATAGTTTCTGTATTTTAA